One stretch of Akkermansia massiliensis DNA includes these proteins:
- a CDS encoding DUF2254 domain-containing protein, with the protein MRANKLLWVKATYFALLAIVTAIASIYLGEFVPFDIFQKIGADTVDTILNILASSMLAVTTFSLTTVVSAYAAATSSVTPRATKLLMEDSTAQNALSTFIGSFIFSLIAIIFLNSGMYDQRGRVVLFVVTLGVIAIILVTLIRWIEHLSRLGRVGETSELVEGVTERALLERAREPYLGANPLVDRELDIPENAVPVRSDQTGNIQYIDIEKLDHLSRDRDLDLYVVSLPGDFVSVTSVLVYADKPVSNETRRDLLGAFIIGHERNFEQDPRFGLCVLAEIAARALSAAVNDYGTGIDIINRGVRLLTKYAREERRPGVKHERIWVLPLTVSNLFSDIFSPILRDEGGIMAIDIKLLKAFAALHGLDNGQFKEEARKYSRQCYEHASRTVVLDEDKEVLKKLVID; encoded by the coding sequence TTGAGGGCTAACAAGCTTCTTTGGGTCAAGGCTACCTATTTTGCGCTGCTGGCTATTGTTACGGCTATTGCCTCCATTTACCTGGGCGAGTTTGTTCCGTTTGATATTTTTCAAAAGATCGGGGCCGATACGGTCGATACAATTTTGAATATCCTGGCTTCAAGCATGCTGGCGGTTACGACTTTTTCCTTAACCACGGTTGTTTCCGCTTATGCAGCGGCGACGTCGAGCGTAACGCCCAGGGCTACGAAGCTGCTGATGGAGGATTCCACGGCCCAGAATGCTCTTTCCACATTCATCGGTTCCTTCATTTTCAGCCTGATTGCGATTATTTTCCTGAATTCCGGCATGTATGACCAGCGGGGAAGGGTGGTTCTGTTTGTTGTCACCCTGGGGGTGATTGCCATTATTCTGGTCACGCTCATCCGGTGGATTGAGCATTTGTCCAGGCTTGGCCGGGTGGGAGAGACTTCCGAGCTGGTGGAGGGAGTAACGGAAAGGGCATTGCTGGAACGCGCCCGGGAACCCTATCTGGGCGCCAATCCCCTCGTTGATAGGGAGCTTGATATTCCGGAAAATGCCGTTCCCGTCAGGAGTGATCAGACAGGCAATATTCAATATATTGATATTGAAAAGCTGGACCATCTTTCCAGGGATAGAGATCTTGATCTTTACGTCGTCTCGCTCCCGGGGGATTTCGTGTCCGTTACCTCGGTTCTGGTTTATGCTGACAAGCCTGTGTCAAATGAAACCCGGCGTGATTTGCTTGGAGCGTTTATCATCGGGCATGAGCGCAATTTTGAACAGGACCCCAGGTTTGGATTGTGCGTGCTTGCCGAGATTGCTGCCAGGGCCCTGTCTGCAGCCGTCAATGATTACGGAACGGGTATTGATATTATTAACCGGGGCGTGCGGCTGCTGACGAAGTATGCCCGGGAAGAACGCCGTCCCGGCGTGAAGCACGAGAGGATATGGGTGCTTCCGTTGACCGTCTCCAATTTGTTTTCGGATATTTTCAGCCCTATTCTGCGCGACGAAGGAGGGATTATGGCGATTGACATCAAGTTGTTGAAGGCTTTTGCCGCATTGCATGGCCTGGATAACGGGCAGTTCAAGGAGGAAGCCCGCAAGTATTCCCGCCAATGCTATGAACATGCATCCAGAACGGTAGTGCTGGATGAAGATAAGGAAGTCCTGAAAAAACTGGTCATTGATTAG
- a CDS encoding AAA family ATPase, whose protein sequence is MEKQALIIRHLIFTGPNRESAKLHFEKGLNVLYGASETGKSFALEAINYMLGAKELRDIPERVGYNKILLGIEIIPSRKKFTLIRSTDGGQFLVFDGLHEVDPEDEESSLTLTSKHNEKNTNNISTFLLEKINFNNNYIKSNNQGTTKSLSFRNLCHLCLVDEQNIQKQRSPIEGGQVTLRTTEYSIFKLLLTGIDDRAFISLPSEKNIQGNIVKIELFDELINELQKQFGEKIQEETELKDQLQRLEKTISKHQNSLNSTEEEYNKLIIKRNDLRNKFQNGSDRHLEIGELIARFTLLDQHYTSDLERLEGIREVGFLVGSLENSSCPLCGSLPENQHLNEKCDGNLSSVVTAVSVESEKISKLKNELNHTLSQLKAENKNFDELLPKIEKEIFIFDRKIQEVASSISEHGVCYSDLLNSRANILSSLKVLERIHELTLRKEILGKEQPIEIPVEKEPIKLSSSTLDDFAKKIEAILKTWNFPDSDRVFFDEKTRDLVISGKHRGARGKGMRSITHAAFSIGLLEFCKENELSHPGFLILDSPLLAYREPEDENDDLSETDVQENFYKYLSNWDDRQIIIIENVNPPDYVKEMETSTMFSKNIQQGRYGLFPTRTK, encoded by the coding sequence ATGGAAAAACAGGCATTAATAATTCGACATTTGATATTTACAGGTCCTAATCGAGAATCTGCAAAACTTCATTTTGAAAAAGGATTAAATGTTCTTTATGGCGCATCCGAAACAGGAAAATCGTTTGCCCTTGAAGCCATCAATTATATGCTTGGAGCAAAAGAGCTCCGCGATATTCCTGAAAGAGTTGGCTATAATAAAATTTTACTAGGTATAGAAATAATACCATCAAGAAAAAAATTCACTCTTATCAGGAGTACAGATGGAGGACAATTTTTAGTATTTGATGGGTTACATGAAGTTGATCCAGAAGATGAAGAAAGTAGCCTTACTTTGACCTCGAAGCATAATGAAAAAAATACGAACAATATTTCAACATTTCTGCTGGAGAAGATAAATTTTAACAATAATTATATAAAATCCAATAACCAAGGGACAACTAAATCTCTGAGTTTTAGAAATTTATGTCATCTATGTTTAGTTGACGAACAAAATATACAGAAACAAAGGTCTCCTATAGAAGGAGGTCAAGTTACACTTAGAACAACAGAGTATTCAATTTTTAAATTGTTACTTACAGGAATTGATGATAGAGCATTCATTTCTCTTCCTTCAGAAAAAAATATTCAAGGAAATATTGTAAAAATAGAATTATTTGATGAATTAATCAATGAATTGCAAAAACAATTTGGTGAAAAAATACAAGAAGAAACCGAACTTAAAGATCAACTTCAACGATTAGAAAAAACAATATCTAAGCATCAAAATTCTCTAAATTCTACCGAAGAAGAATACAATAAATTAATAATAAAGCGCAATGATTTGCGAAATAAATTTCAAAATGGAAGTGACAGACATCTTGAAATTGGTGAACTAATAGCTAGGTTTACATTATTAGACCAACACTATACTTCTGACCTTGAACGTTTAGAAGGTATCAGAGAAGTAGGATTTCTTGTGGGTTCTCTTGAAAACTCTTCATGCCCTCTATGTGGTTCATTGCCTGAGAATCAGCATTTAAATGAAAAATGTGACGGGAATTTATCATCTGTCGTAACTGCTGTTTCCGTAGAAAGTGAAAAAATATCCAAACTCAAAAATGAACTTAATCATACTTTAAGTCAACTTAAAGCAGAAAATAAAAATTTTGATGAGTTATTGCCAAAAATCGAAAAAGAGATTTTTATTTTTGATAGAAAAATACAAGAGGTAGCATCTAGTATTTCCGAACATGGTGTCTGTTATTCTGATTTGTTAAATTCTCGTGCAAATATACTAAGTTCATTGAAAGTACTAGAACGCATACATGAATTAACATTAAGAAAAGAAATTTTGGGTAAAGAACAACCTATTGAAATACCTGTTGAAAAAGAACCAATTAAATTATCTTCTTCTACTTTAGATGATTTTGCCAAAAAAATAGAAGCAATATTAAAAACTTGGAATTTTCCAGATTCCGATAGAGTCTTCTTTGATGAGAAGACGCGAGATTTAGTTATTTCTGGTAAACATCGAGGTGCTCGCGGAAAGGGCATGAGATCTATCACTCATGCAGCATTTAGTATTGGTCTTTTGGAATTTTGTAAAGAAAACGAATTGTCTCATCCCGGATTTTTGATATTAGATTCGCCACTACTCGCTTATCGTGAACCCGAAGATGAAAATGATGATTTGTCGGAAACTGATGTTCAAGAGAATTTCTATAAATACTTATCCAATTGGGACGATAGGCAAATAATTATTATAGAAAATGTGAATCCTCCTGATTACGTTAAAGAAATGGAAACAAGCACAATGTTTAGTAAAAACATTCAGCAAGGTCGATATGGACTATTTCCTACTCGTACAAAATAG
- a CDS encoding sialate O-acetylesterase, translated as MAGSPYGFAEKPVLTDWNYLPSYGQSLSVGWTAKPVVTTEQKNGNLMFKGGVRPFEGGNDRSAVIPLVEGISPDGARGETPVSGAAGNFMRLLKKRDSGKASNVRFLCSADGVGGVSIGVLSKGNAPYQRILDDLTAGRELASKAGKSFSMPCFLWTQGETDQQDRKTGEWYKEKMRALIQDIDADAKAVTGQKNDVLCFGYQVASHLNYFAQNPTDYPAIAVAQLDLALEKDSRYIMTTPMYHFSYSDGVHLTAPMSRLYGEYAGYVMYKVLVEGVHWKPIHPVAHAVGRKGKDWTVDVKFFVPVPPLALDTKTILDPGNYGFSLVNAQGEPLEIKSVTLNGRDAVRIIMSSDPSGCHLRYGMTLKEKLPSGPRTGARGCLRDSQGEKVKTRIQDVVYRMDNWCPFFDYPLDSRNGMNKTESR; from the coding sequence ATGGCTGGCAGTCCTTATGGTTTTGCGGAGAAGCCCGTTTTAACAGACTGGAATTATTTGCCGTCCTACGGGCAGTCGCTTTCCGTAGGATGGACGGCCAAGCCGGTGGTGACGACGGAGCAGAAGAACGGCAATTTGATGTTCAAAGGCGGCGTTCGTCCTTTTGAGGGCGGCAATGACCGGAGCGCCGTGATTCCCCTGGTAGAAGGCATTTCTCCGGACGGCGCCAGGGGAGAGACGCCCGTTTCCGGCGCTGCCGGGAATTTCATGCGCCTGCTGAAGAAGCGTGACTCCGGGAAGGCGTCCAACGTCCGGTTCCTGTGCTCTGCCGACGGCGTGGGAGGTGTCAGCATCGGTGTTCTTTCCAAAGGCAACGCCCCCTATCAGCGTATTCTGGATGATTTGACAGCGGGGCGCGAGCTCGCCTCCAAGGCCGGCAAGTCATTTTCCATGCCTTGTTTCCTGTGGACGCAGGGGGAAACCGACCAGCAGGACAGGAAAACCGGGGAATGGTACAAGGAGAAGATGCGCGCGCTGATTCAGGATATTGACGCGGACGCCAAGGCCGTTACCGGACAGAAGAACGATGTGCTCTGCTTTGGATACCAGGTTGCCTCCCATCTCAATTATTTTGCCCAGAATCCGACGGATTATCCCGCGATTGCCGTGGCCCAGCTGGATTTGGCTCTGGAAAAGGACAGCCGGTACATCATGACTACGCCCATGTACCATTTTTCCTATAGCGACGGGGTGCATTTGACCGCTCCCATGTCCCGGCTTTACGGGGAGTATGCCGGATACGTCATGTACAAGGTGCTGGTGGAGGGCGTGCATTGGAAGCCCATCCATCCTGTCGCCCATGCAGTTGGCAGGAAGGGGAAGGACTGGACGGTAGACGTGAAGTTTTTCGTGCCTGTGCCTCCGCTGGCGCTGGATACCAAGACGATCCTTGATCCGGGCAATTACGGCTTTTCCCTGGTGAACGCGCAGGGCGAACCCCTGGAGATCAAGTCCGTCACGCTGAACGGCAGAGACGCCGTCCGCATCATAATGTCGTCCGACCCTTCCGGCTGTCATCTCCGGTACGGAATGACCTTGAAGGAGAAACTTCCTTCCGGCCCGCGCACCGGAGCGCGCGGATGCCTGCGGGATTCCCAGGGGGAGAAGGTAAAGACCCGGATTCAGGACGTCGTTTACCGCATGGACAATTGGTGTCCGTTTTTCGACTATCCCTTGGATTCCCGGAATGGGATGAACAAGACGGAGTCCAGGTAG
- a CDS encoding M60 family metallopeptidase → MNRIISFLSLPLSPLASVLAANTPESIGNDLQLFKDASCTALKQHVKDISAFQPDAMKELAGKILAGNYKPDYLYAEYQALPSPRQTGKNLRIGEGFSKYDNMTGVYLEKGQHVVLVGKTDGREISLLLPNLMRKPAEGVQPTKDPNGWGLHKKQIPLKEGINIIDVETPANAYISYFSNDADTAPKIPVHFVTGKVNGYFDTTRGDTNEDWVRLLDQAVSPIMDARGKYIQVAYPVEFLKKFTRDRGTELINAYDKLIGIQYQLMGLEKYGKIPKNRVFARVNFNYYMFRDGDGVAYLGDNGTMRMVTDPENVLKGDACWGFSHEVGHVMQMRPMTWGGMTEVSNNIFSLQAAAKTGNESRLKRQGSYDKARKEIIDGKIAYLQSKDVFNKLVPLWQLHLYFTENGHPDFYPDVMEYLRNNAGNYGGNDTIKYQFEFIRACCDVTKTDLTDFFEKWGFFETGQFHIGDYANYDFTVTPEMVAETKKWIADKGFPKPETDITAISE, encoded by the coding sequence ATGAACCGAATCATTTCATTCCTCTCCCTGCCCCTGTCGCCGCTCGCATCCGTACTTGCGGCCAACACTCCGGAAAGCATCGGCAACGACCTCCAACTATTCAAGGATGCCTCCTGCACGGCTTTGAAGCAGCATGTTAAAGACATTTCCGCCTTCCAGCCTGACGCGATGAAGGAACTCGCGGGCAAAATCCTGGCAGGCAACTACAAGCCGGACTACCTGTATGCCGAATACCAGGCCCTCCCCTCACCGCGCCAGACGGGCAAAAACCTTAGAATCGGAGAGGGATTCAGTAAATACGACAACATGACGGGCGTCTATCTGGAAAAAGGGCAGCACGTCGTGCTGGTCGGCAAGACGGATGGGCGTGAAATCAGTCTTCTGCTCCCGAACCTGATGCGCAAGCCGGCCGAAGGAGTGCAGCCGACGAAGGATCCCAACGGCTGGGGACTGCACAAAAAGCAAATACCCCTTAAGGAAGGAATCAACATCATTGATGTAGAAACGCCCGCCAACGCCTACATCAGCTACTTCAGCAACGATGCCGACACGGCACCGAAAATCCCCGTCCATTTCGTGACGGGCAAAGTCAACGGCTATTTCGACACCACCCGGGGCGATACCAACGAAGACTGGGTACGCCTGCTTGACCAGGCCGTCTCCCCGATCATGGACGCCCGGGGAAAATACATCCAGGTTGCCTACCCCGTCGAATTCCTGAAAAAATTCACCAGGGACCGCGGCACTGAACTCATCAACGCCTACGACAAGCTGATAGGCATCCAATACCAGCTGATGGGCCTTGAGAAATACGGCAAAATCCCGAAAAACCGCGTCTTTGCCCGCGTGAACTTCAACTACTACATGTTCCGCGACGGTGATGGAGTAGCCTACCTGGGAGACAATGGTACGATGCGAATGGTGACCGATCCTGAAAACGTCCTCAAAGGCGACGCCTGTTGGGGCTTCTCCCACGAAGTCGGCCACGTGATGCAAATGCGCCCGATGACCTGGGGCGGCATGACGGAAGTCAGCAACAACATCTTCTCTCTTCAAGCCGCCGCCAAAACGGGCAACGAAAGCCGCTTGAAACGCCAGGGCAGCTACGACAAGGCGCGCAAGGAAATCATCGATGGGAAAATTGCCTACCTGCAATCAAAGGACGTTTTCAACAAGCTGGTCCCCCTGTGGCAGCTCCATCTCTACTTTACCGAAAACGGACATCCCGACTTCTACCCTGACGTCATGGAATACCTGCGCAACAACGCAGGAAACTACGGAGGGAATGATACCATTAAATACCAGTTCGAATTCATCAGGGCATGCTGTGACGTCACAAAAACCGACCTGACCGACTTCTTCGAGAAATGGGGCTTCTTCGAAACCGGACAATTCCACATCGGCGACTATGCCAATTACGATTTCACCGTCACCCCCGAAATGGTGGCTGAAACGAAAAAATGGATTGCCGATAAAGGTTTCCCGAAACCCGAAACTGACATCACTGCAATAAGCGAATAA